In one window of Streptomyces sp. FXJ1.172 DNA:
- a CDS encoding glycoside hydrolase family 65 protein, producing MITDRSYAVEPWAVRETALDLGLLAQSESVFALSNGHVGWRGNLDEGEPHGLPGSYLNGVHEVHPLPYAEAGYGYPESGQTVINVTNGKILRLLVDDEPFDLRYGRLVAHERVLDLRRGVLERTCEWTSPAGSTVRVRSTRLVSLTQRAVAAVGYEVEAVGCRSRVVIQSELVTNETLPQADGDPRAAMALQSPLEQEDHFASGGRLRLVHRTRRSGIRVAVAADHVVSGPERTTVRSESGTDVARLTVTSVLEPGQTLRVEKLVAHGWSGTRSLPAMADQVDAALAAAAHDGWEGLLADQRACLDDFWDRADVEVEGDEEIQQAVRFALFHVLQAGTRAEQRAIPAKGLTGSGYDGHAFWDTEMFVLPVLTHTAPAAVAEALRWRYNTLDEARERAAQLGLGGAAFPWRTIAGPEGSAYWPAGTAAFHVNAGIADAVVRYVEATADSAFEREVGMELLVETARLWRSLGHHDTGGAFHIDGVTGPDEYSAVADDNTYTNLMARQNLLAAADAVERHPREAARLGVDEEESAAWRDAAEAMYVPYNSELGVHEQHAGFTRYQRWDFAGTRADQYPLLLHFPYFDLYRKQVVKQADLVLAMYTCGDHFDQGDGEAAEEQIARNFAYYEPLTVRDSSLSACCQAVMAARTGHLDLAYDYTAEAALMDLQDLEHNTRDGLHIASLAGTWMALVAGFGGMRRAGESLRFAPRLPGRLSRLAFNVQFRGRTLRVDIGADKATYALLDGPPLTLSHHGEPLTVTAADPAVRAVPPPPRRPAPGQPLHRAPNGG from the coding sequence GTGATCACCGACCGGTCGTACGCCGTGGAGCCCTGGGCCGTCCGGGAGACCGCCCTCGACCTCGGCCTCCTCGCCCAGAGCGAGTCGGTGTTCGCGCTGTCCAACGGCCACGTCGGCTGGCGCGGCAACCTCGACGAGGGCGAACCGCACGGCCTGCCCGGCAGCTACCTCAACGGCGTGCACGAGGTGCACCCGCTGCCGTACGCCGAGGCCGGATACGGCTACCCGGAGTCCGGCCAGACGGTCATCAACGTCACCAACGGCAAGATCCTGAGGCTGCTGGTGGACGACGAGCCGTTCGACCTGCGCTACGGCCGGCTCGTCGCCCACGAGCGGGTCCTGGACCTGCGCCGCGGGGTGCTGGAGCGGACCTGCGAATGGACCTCGCCGGCCGGCTCCACGGTCCGGGTGCGCTCCACCCGGCTGGTGTCGCTGACCCAGCGCGCGGTCGCCGCGGTCGGCTACGAGGTGGAGGCCGTCGGCTGCCGCAGCCGCGTGGTGATCCAGTCCGAGCTGGTCACCAACGAGACCCTGCCCCAGGCCGACGGGGACCCGCGCGCGGCCATGGCCCTGCAGTCCCCGCTGGAGCAGGAGGACCACTTCGCCTCCGGCGGCCGGCTGCGCCTGGTGCACCGCACCCGGCGCAGCGGCATCCGGGTCGCGGTGGCCGCCGACCACGTGGTCAGCGGCCCGGAGCGCACCACCGTCCGCAGCGAGAGCGGCACCGACGTGGCCCGGCTGACCGTCACCTCCGTACTGGAGCCCGGACAGACGCTGCGCGTGGAGAAACTGGTCGCGCACGGCTGGTCCGGCACCCGCTCGCTGCCCGCGATGGCCGACCAGGTCGACGCCGCGCTCGCCGCCGCCGCGCACGACGGCTGGGAGGGACTGCTCGCGGACCAGCGGGCCTGCCTGGACGACTTCTGGGACCGCGCCGACGTCGAGGTGGAGGGCGACGAGGAGATCCAGCAGGCCGTCCGCTTCGCCCTGTTCCACGTCCTGCAGGCCGGCACCCGCGCCGAGCAGCGCGCCATTCCGGCGAAGGGCCTGACCGGCTCCGGGTACGACGGGCACGCCTTCTGGGACACCGAGATGTTCGTGCTGCCGGTGCTCACCCACACCGCGCCCGCGGCCGTCGCCGAGGCGCTGCGCTGGCGGTACAACACCCTGGACGAGGCCCGCGAACGCGCGGCCCAGCTCGGGCTCGGCGGCGCCGCGTTCCCCTGGCGGACCATCGCCGGACCGGAGGGCTCGGCGTACTGGCCGGCCGGCACCGCGGCCTTCCACGTGAACGCCGGCATAGCCGACGCCGTCGTCCGTTACGTCGAGGCCACCGCCGACAGCGCGTTCGAGCGCGAGGTGGGCATGGAACTGCTGGTGGAGACGGCCCGGCTGTGGCGCTCGCTGGGCCACCACGACACCGGCGGCGCCTTCCACATCGACGGCGTCACCGGCCCCGACGAGTACAGCGCGGTCGCCGACGACAACACGTACACCAATCTGATGGCCCGGCAGAACCTGCTCGCCGCGGCCGACGCCGTCGAACGCCACCCGCGCGAGGCGGCCCGGCTCGGCGTGGACGAGGAGGAGAGCGCCGCCTGGCGGGACGCCGCCGAGGCGATGTACGTCCCCTACAACTCCGAACTCGGCGTCCACGAACAGCACGCCGGATTCACCCGCTACCAGCGCTGGGACTTCGCCGGCACCCGCGCCGACCAGTACCCGCTGCTGCTGCACTTCCCCTACTTCGACCTCTACCGCAAACAGGTCGTCAAACAGGCCGACCTGGTGCTGGCCATGTACACCTGCGGCGACCACTTCGACCAGGGCGACGGGGAGGCGGCCGAGGAGCAGATCGCCCGGAACTTCGCCTACTACGAGCCGCTGACCGTCCGGGACTCCTCGCTGTCCGCCTGCTGCCAGGCGGTCATGGCCGCCCGGACGGGCCATCTGGACCTCGCCTACGACTACACCGCCGAGGCGGCCCTGATGGATCTGCAGGACCTGGAGCACAACACCCGCGACGGGCTGCACATCGCCTCGCTCGCCGGTACCTGGATGGCGCTGGTGGCGGGCTTCGGCGGGATGCGGCGGGCCGGCGAGAGCCTGCGGTTCGCGCCCCGGCTGCCCGGGCGGCTGAGCCGGCTCGCCTTCAACGTCCAGTTCCGGGGCCGCACGCTGCGCGTGGACATCGGCGCGGACAAGGCGACGTACGCGCTCCTGGACGGCCCCCCGCTGACCCTGAGCCACCACGGCGAGCCACTGACGGTGACCGCCGCCGACCCGGCCGTCCGCGCCGTACCACCGCCGCCCCGCCGCCCCGCTCCCGGGCAGCCGCTGCACCGGGCGCCGAACGGGGGGTGA
- a CDS encoding BlaI/MecI/CopY family transcriptional regulator, with product MAGTESRSRAERRSAGELESEVLAALWATERPLTPAEIQAEVDGALAYNTVHTILKRLYDKGLVLRDADGRRGAYRPAKNAAELTAEAMHEALDRGPDPIAALQQFVTGLSPEEERALRELLAGGGA from the coding sequence ATGGCTGGCACAGAGTCCCGCAGCAGGGCGGAGCGGCGCAGCGCCGGGGAGCTGGAGAGCGAGGTGCTGGCGGCGCTGTGGGCGACCGAGCGGCCGCTGACCCCGGCGGAGATCCAGGCGGAGGTCGACGGGGCACTGGCCTACAACACGGTGCACACGATCCTCAAGCGCCTGTACGACAAGGGGCTGGTGCTGCGGGACGCCGACGGGCGGCGCGGCGCGTACCGGCCGGCGAAGAACGCGGCCGAGCTGACCGCCGAGGCGATGCACGAGGCCCTGGACCGGGGCCCGGACCCGATCGCCGCGCTCCAGCAGTTCGTCACGGGGCTGAGCCCGGAGGAGGAGCGGGCGCTGCGCGAACTGCTCGCCGGAGGCGGCGCATGA
- a CDS encoding M56 family metallopeptidase yields the protein MMFDVYGPLVLSLLLAVVGPLIARRVAPALAARVLASAAVVTAAATAWSLVLLTTALLGHAPPVIREAREQGHPMPDPVPAAIGLGAAVALLAVAVRVHRAVRAERSTRRALRRLCAGQPAGTELIVAASEVPRAFAIPGRPGRILVTSAMLSALAPAERRVLLAHERAHLAHRHGALVTAVTLAAAANPLLTPVCRAVAFLVERWADEQAAAAVGDRRATARALARAALTAGRARAGCALGFTDHAVTRRIAALQTSPPPHLWSAAAAVLTLGALPALLAADATGDLMALLSGVLT from the coding sequence ATGATGTTCGACGTGTACGGCCCGCTGGTGCTGTCGCTGCTGCTGGCCGTCGTCGGCCCGCTGATCGCCCGCCGGGTCGCCCCGGCGCTCGCCGCGCGCGTCCTGGCCTCGGCGGCCGTGGTGACGGCGGCGGCCACCGCCTGGTCGCTGGTGCTGCTGACCACCGCGCTGCTCGGGCACGCGCCGCCGGTGATCCGCGAGGCCCGCGAGCAGGGGCACCCGATGCCGGATCCGGTGCCGGCGGCGATCGGGCTCGGCGCGGCCGTGGCGCTGCTGGCCGTCGCCGTACGGGTGCACCGGGCCGTGCGGGCCGAGCGGTCCACGCGGCGGGCGCTGCGGCGGCTGTGCGCGGGCCAGCCGGCCGGCACCGAACTGATCGTGGCCGCCTCCGAGGTGCCGCGGGCGTTCGCGATTCCGGGCCGGCCCGGCCGGATCCTGGTGACCTCGGCGATGCTGAGCGCGCTGGCACCGGCCGAACGGCGGGTGCTGCTCGCCCACGAGCGGGCGCACCTGGCGCACCGGCACGGGGCACTGGTCACCGCGGTGACACTCGCCGCCGCGGCCAATCCGCTGCTGACGCCGGTGTGCAGGGCCGTCGCCTTCCTCGTGGAGCGGTGGGCGGACGAGCAGGCCGCGGCCGCGGTCGGGGACCGGCGGGCCACCGCCCGCGCGCTGGCCCGGGCCGCGCTCACGGCGGGCCGCGCCCGGGCCGGCTGCGCCCTGGGCTTCACCGACCACGCCGTCACCCGCCGGATCGCGGCCCTCCAGACGAGTCCGCCGCCACACCTGTGGTCCGCGGCGGCGGCCGTCCTCACCCTGGGCGCCCTGCCCGCCCTGCTCGCCGCCGACGCGACGGGCGACCTGATGGCGCTGCTGTCCGGCGTGCTGACCTGA
- a CDS encoding ferritin-like domain-containing protein gives MSARNPEPIKNLTELKAALQLAVGLELSTIPVYLTALYSIKDGTNPDAAQTIRSVVMEEMLHMALAANVLNCLGEKPSTGPVEFRGRQVNPVPAYPFTSPLVSGIGELALRPLTPEAVDCFVRIEHPHHGASSPAEIKCPEGGYPTIGEFYDAISAALQNKKICKDADFKAVNQVKATQYYGGAGEVVEVKDRGSALAAIHRIVDQGEGLPEKSLKQPAKTVTTEDRLGYGWQMYSHYARFRELQTGRRFRSTQTAGQTPAGALLLVDYEAVHPAEFVKPNGATTGGPEGAALNEFDLAYTQLVDDLYLAFSGGQKEVGNKAAPGGKQSKDPLLLAVHDMHALKYRAVALMRTPMPGSPQHTLCPRFGYATTPDDRRKLRAGAEQMRGQTR, from the coding sequence GTGAGCGCACGGAACCCGGAACCGATCAAGAACCTCACGGAGCTGAAGGCCGCCCTGCAACTGGCCGTGGGCCTGGAGCTGAGCACCATCCCCGTCTACCTCACCGCGCTCTACTCCATCAAGGACGGCACCAACCCGGACGCGGCGCAGACGATCCGCAGCGTGGTCATGGAGGAGATGCTCCACATGGCACTCGCCGCCAACGTCCTCAACTGCCTCGGCGAGAAACCGAGTACCGGGCCCGTCGAGTTCCGGGGCAGGCAGGTGAACCCGGTCCCCGCGTACCCGTTCACCAGCCCGCTGGTCTCCGGCATCGGGGAACTCGCGCTGCGCCCGCTCACGCCCGAGGCCGTGGACTGCTTCGTCAGGATCGAGCACCCCCACCACGGTGCGAGCAGCCCCGCCGAGATCAAGTGCCCCGAAGGCGGCTACCCCACCATCGGCGAGTTCTACGACGCGATCAGCGCCGCGCTGCAGAACAAGAAGATCTGCAAGGACGCGGATTTCAAGGCCGTCAACCAGGTGAAGGCCACCCAGTACTACGGCGGCGCGGGCGAGGTGGTCGAGGTGAAGGACCGAGGGAGCGCGCTGGCGGCGATTCACAGAATCGTTGACCAGGGCGAAGGCCTGCCCGAGAAGTCCCTGAAGCAGCCGGCCAAGACGGTCACCACCGAGGACAGGCTGGGCTACGGCTGGCAGATGTACTCGCACTACGCCCGCTTCCGCGAGCTGCAGACCGGCCGCCGCTTCCGCAGCACCCAGACGGCGGGACAGACCCCGGCGGGCGCATTGCTGCTGGTCGACTACGAGGCCGTCCACCCGGCCGAGTTCGTCAAGCCCAACGGCGCCACCACGGGAGGTCCCGAGGGTGCCGCGCTCAACGAGTTCGACCTCGCGTACACGCAGCTCGTCGACGACCTGTACCTCGCCTTCTCGGGCGGACAGAAGGAAGTCGGCAACAAGGCCGCGCCCGGCGGCAAGCAGTCCAAGGACCCGCTGCTGCTCGCCGTCCACGACATGCACGCGCTGAAGTACCGGGCCGTGGCCCTGATGCGTACCCCGATGCCGGGCAGCCCGCAGCACACGTTGTGCCCCCGGTTCGGCTACGCCACGACCCCGGACGACCGCAGGAAGCTGCGGGCGGGGGCCGAGCAGATGAGAGGCCAGACCCGGTGA
- a CDS encoding nucleoside/nucleotide kinase family protein, with amino-acid sequence MPLTFDDLIARARALAAGGRRAVLGIAGGPGAGKTTLAEHLVRALNGDGPPWAAHVPMDGFHLADAELDRLGRRGRKGAPDTFDAAGYAALLRRLREEAGEVVYAPGFERVLEQPLAGAIPVPPAARLVVTEGNYLLLAEGSWVRVRPLLDEVWFCEIAEDERIRRLVARHEEFGKDHETAVAWVLGTDQRNAELVAATRGRADLVVPPAALPAAVLPEG; translated from the coding sequence ATGCCGCTGACCTTCGACGATCTGATCGCCCGTGCCCGTGCCCTCGCCGCGGGCGGCCGGCGTGCCGTGCTCGGCATCGCGGGCGGTCCGGGCGCGGGCAAGACGACCCTCGCCGAGCACCTGGTGCGCGCCCTGAACGGCGACGGGCCGCCCTGGGCGGCGCACGTGCCGATGGACGGCTTCCACCTGGCCGACGCCGAACTGGACCGTCTGGGCCGCCGCGGCCGCAAGGGCGCGCCGGACACCTTCGACGCGGCCGGGTACGCGGCGCTGCTGCGGCGGCTGCGCGAGGAGGCCGGCGAGGTGGTGTACGCGCCCGGGTTCGAGCGGGTCCTGGAGCAGCCCCTGGCGGGCGCGATCCCGGTCCCGCCGGCCGCCCGGCTGGTGGTGACCGAGGGCAACTACCTTCTGCTGGCCGAGGGTTCGTGGGTGCGGGTGCGGCCGTTGCTGGACGAGGTGTGGTTCTGCGAGATCGCCGAGGACGAGCGGATCCGCCGGCTGGTCGCCCGGCACGAGGAGTTCGGCAAGGACCACGAGACGGCCGTGGCCTGGGTGCTGGGCACGGACCAGCGCAACGCCGAGCTGGTGGCGGCGACCCGGGGGCGGGCGGACCTGGTGGTGCCGCCCGCCGCGCTGCCCGCCGCCGTACTGCCCGAGGGCTGA
- a CDS encoding HAD family hydrolase: MTQLGLPDAIQACLFDLDGVVTKTAVVHAAAWKETFDRFLRDYDGEQGRPFDAVAEYDEYVDGRPRADGVRAFLDSRGIHLPEGTPDDPPGADTVHGLGNRKNDLLLQKIRAGGVEAYEGTLRYLEAVRAEGLRTAIVSSSANCRDVLRAVGAEHFFDVRIDGVVAAERHLPGKPHPDTFLAAARDLGVEPSRAAVFEDALAGMDAGRAGGFGYVVGVDRAGQADALYAHGASTVVQDLAELGGKE, encoded by the coding sequence ATGACTCAGCTCGGTCTGCCCGACGCAATCCAAGCCTGTCTGTTCGATCTCGACGGGGTCGTGACCAAGACGGCCGTCGTGCACGCGGCCGCCTGGAAGGAGACGTTCGACCGGTTCCTGCGCGACTACGACGGCGAGCAGGGGCGGCCGTTCGACGCGGTCGCCGAGTACGACGAGTACGTCGACGGACGCCCCCGCGCCGACGGCGTGCGCGCCTTCCTCGACTCACGCGGCATCCACCTGCCCGAAGGCACCCCGGACGACCCACCCGGGGCGGACACCGTGCACGGCCTCGGCAACCGCAAGAACGACCTGCTCCTGCAGAAGATCCGCGCCGGCGGCGTGGAGGCCTACGAGGGCACCCTGCGCTATCTGGAGGCGGTGCGCGCCGAGGGGCTGCGCACGGCGATCGTCTCCTCCAGCGCCAACTGCCGCGATGTGCTGCGGGCCGTGGGCGCCGAGCACTTCTTCGACGTGCGGATCGACGGCGTCGTGGCCGCCGAGCGGCACCTGCCGGGCAAGCCGCACCCCGACACCTTCCTCGCCGCGGCCCGCGACCTGGGCGTCGAGCCGTCCCGCGCGGCCGTCTTCGAGGACGCGCTGGCCGGCATGGACGCGGGCCGCGCGGGCGGCTTCGGATACGTCGTCGGCGTCGACCGGGCCGGCCAGGCCGACGCGCTGTACGCGCACGGCGCGAGCACGGTCGTGCAGGACCTCGCCGAACTGGGAGGCAAGGAGTGA
- a CDS encoding GMC family oxidoreductase — protein sequence MSTPDYDLVIVGGGICGAVIAKTVVEQCARKKKFPRILILEAGRATALSADKYDTYVEAYHEALVKVPNAPYPASSSAPQPDVLDIRPLQDAQGRPAVSDQGYFVQKGPMPFGSDYARSLGGTTLHWLGTCLRMLPNDFRMREKYRRSVNWPIGYDELKPYYERAEWDIIGVAADVGHQYYPGIEKGDPRKFFKSANVDKFPGGTYSFPMEEIPSSYLDQYLAKHVDDMTVTLPAGYPGEKEHKFTIRISNTPVARNSTPARPDYKVVGAAGNADRGQRCEGNSSCIPICPVQAKYNALKTLYELIVRYPYALGDGEKPGRRARVDIRSQCVVTQVLHSTGAVTGLTYKTYYDDGSPATDHTVTARAYVLAANAIENATLLLASGSAANSSDQVGRNLMDHPLLLTWGLLPENVGAYRGPGSTSGIPAFRDGGFRDTRTAFRVEIGNWGWNFPENSPYDTVLDLVGGSKDGRAKCYGRQLRKELGRILPRQFRIAWELEQDPEARNRVTIDDRYKDALGKHRPVIEYDLSEYVKASLPWAAEASRQLFARLGMTEKRRRPTYETGDYSHYDAGDAAQVRYKGKTYWVRGAGHVVGTHRMGDDPTDSVVDSHQRSHDLRNLFVAGCGSMPTLGTSNPTLTMTALALRTGDKIAEELSK from the coding sequence ATGAGCACCCCCGATTACGACCTCGTCATCGTCGGCGGCGGCATCTGCGGGGCCGTCATCGCCAAGACGGTCGTCGAGCAGTGCGCCAGGAAGAAGAAGTTCCCCCGCATCCTGATCCTGGAGGCCGGCCGGGCCACGGCCCTGAGCGCCGACAAGTACGACACGTATGTGGAGGCGTACCACGAGGCGCTCGTCAAGGTGCCCAACGCCCCCTATCCCGCGAGCAGTTCGGCGCCGCAGCCGGATGTGCTGGACATCAGGCCGCTCCAGGACGCGCAGGGCAGGCCGGCCGTCAGCGACCAGGGGTACTTCGTCCAGAAGGGCCCGATGCCCTTCGGCAGCGACTACGCCCGTTCGCTCGGCGGCACCACCCTGCACTGGCTGGGCACCTGCCTGCGGATGCTGCCCAACGACTTCCGGATGCGGGAGAAGTACCGCAGGTCCGTCAACTGGCCGATCGGCTACGACGAGCTGAAGCCCTATTACGAGCGGGCCGAATGGGACATCATCGGCGTCGCGGCGGACGTGGGCCACCAGTACTACCCGGGCATCGAGAAGGGCGATCCGAGGAAGTTCTTCAAGAGCGCGAACGTGGACAAGTTCCCGGGCGGCACCTACAGCTTCCCCATGGAGGAGATCCCCTCCAGCTACCTCGACCAGTACCTGGCCAAGCACGTCGACGACATGACGGTCACGCTGCCCGCCGGGTACCCGGGCGAGAAGGAGCACAAGTTCACCATCCGGATCAGCAACACCCCGGTCGCCCGCAACTCCACCCCGGCCAGGCCGGACTACAAGGTCGTGGGCGCCGCCGGGAACGCCGACCGGGGCCAGCGCTGCGAGGGCAACTCGAGCTGTATCCCGATCTGTCCCGTCCAGGCCAAGTACAACGCGCTCAAGACGCTCTACGAGCTGATCGTCAGGTACCCGTACGCCCTCGGGGACGGGGAGAAGCCGGGGCGGCGGGCCAGGGTCGACATCCGCAGCCAGTGCGTCGTCACGCAGGTGCTGCACAGCACGGGCGCGGTCACCGGCCTCACGTACAAGACGTACTACGACGACGGCTCCCCGGCGACGGACCACACGGTGACCGCCCGCGCCTACGTGCTCGCCGCCAACGCCATCGAGAACGCCACCTTGCTGCTCGCCTCCGGCAGCGCCGCCAACAGCAGCGACCAGGTCGGCAGGAACCTGATGGACCACCCGCTGCTGCTCACCTGGGGCCTGCTCCCGGAGAACGTCGGCGCCTACCGGGGCCCCGGATCCACCTCCGGCATCCCCGCGTTCCGCGACGGCGGCTTCCGCGACACCCGCACGGCCTTCCGCGTGGAGATCGGCAACTGGGGCTGGAACTTCCCGGAGAACTCCCCCTACGACACCGTCCTCGACCTGGTCGGCGGCAGCAAGGACGGCAGGGCGAAGTGCTACGGCAGACAGCTGCGCAAGGAACTCGGCAGGATCCTGCCCCGCCAGTTCCGGATCGCCTGGGAACTGGAGCAGGACCCGGAGGCACGCAACCGCGTCACCATCGACGACCGTTACAAGGACGCGCTGGGCAAGCACCGGCCGGTCATCGAGTACGACCTGTCGGAGTACGTGAAGGCGTCGCTGCCCTGGGCGGCCGAGGCGAGCAGACAGCTGTTCGCGCGGCTCGGCATGACGGAGAAACGCCGGCGGCCCACGTACGAGACCGGCGACTACTCGCACTACGACGCCGGCGACGCGGCGCAGGTGCGCTACAAGGGCAAGACCTACTGGGTGCGCGGCGCGGGGCACGTCGTGGGCACCCACCGGATGGGCGATGACCCCACGGATTCCGTCGTCGACAGCCACCAGCGCAGCCATGACCTGCGCAACCTGTTCGTCGCCGGATGCGGCAGCATGCCGACGCTCGGCACCTCCAACCCGACGCTCACCATGACCGCCCTGGCGCTGCGCACGGGCGACAAGATCGCCGAGGAGCTGAGCAAGTGA